From a region of the Thermomicrobium roseum DSM 5159 genome:
- the ftsW gene encoding putative lipid II flippase FtsW: MRWCLRRVMDALAVPGERRLAHEPDLVLLLTLLGLVTFGMVMVFSASVGSDPGYAVRHAIWLALGALAALATAALDYRIWRRLAVLALLGALGLMTLVLLPGFGDTRLGAQRWIELGPLSFQPSEMAKLALVLYLASWLASKGERIRRFDLGVLPFMLLLGLLGGLTMLQPDLGTAIVLGFTGLAMFFAAGATLRHTVLLGGIALVAGTVLAFGAPYRRDRILILFSSDQELFDPNGLLRTLGWQIAQARLAFGSGGWFGVGLGMGRQKFQWLPHAHNDAIFAVIGEELGVVGCLVLLLLFLILAWRGLSIARRAPDRFGGLLAVGITSWLVSQALINAGGISSVLPFTGIPLPFVSYGGSSLITSLAAAGILVNISRVTLPRPAPTSAAPRERPRHAPPAVSLSRFGRRGRRRVAPRAGGRHP; the protein is encoded by the coding sequence ATGCGCTGGTGCCTTCGTCGCGTCATGGACGCTCTCGCGGTACCGGGCGAGCGTCGCCTGGCGCATGAGCCTGATCTGGTCTTGCTCCTCACTCTACTGGGGCTCGTCACCTTCGGGATGGTGATGGTCTTCAGCGCCAGCGTCGGGAGTGATCCCGGTTACGCGGTGCGCCACGCGATCTGGCTCGCGCTGGGGGCGCTCGCGGCGCTCGCCACGGCGGCACTGGATTACCGGATCTGGCGGCGGCTCGCTGTCCTCGCTCTCCTCGGCGCGCTCGGGCTCATGACGCTCGTGCTCCTGCCTGGCTTCGGTGACACGCGCTTGGGCGCCCAGCGCTGGATCGAGCTCGGACCGCTCTCGTTCCAGCCGTCGGAGATGGCCAAACTCGCCCTGGTACTTTACCTGGCGAGTTGGTTGGCGAGCAAGGGGGAGCGGATCCGGCGTTTCGACCTCGGGGTGCTTCCCTTCATGTTGCTGCTCGGCCTCCTGGGTGGTTTGACGATGCTGCAGCCGGATCTGGGAACGGCTATCGTCTTGGGCTTTACCGGCCTGGCCATGTTCTTCGCCGCAGGTGCGACGCTGCGCCATACCGTGCTCCTGGGTGGTATCGCTCTGGTGGCGGGGACGGTGCTGGCTTTCGGCGCTCCCTACCGGCGGGACCGCATTCTCATCCTCTTCAGCTCGGATCAGGAACTGTTCGATCCCAACGGGCTTCTCCGCACGCTCGGCTGGCAGATCGCCCAGGCTCGTCTGGCCTTCGGGAGCGGAGGTTGGTTCGGGGTCGGGCTCGGGATGGGGCGACAGAAGTTCCAATGGCTGCCGCATGCCCACAACGACGCCATTTTCGCCGTCATCGGCGAAGAACTCGGTGTCGTCGGTTGTCTCGTCCTGCTCCTCCTGTTCTTGATTCTCGCCTGGCGTGGACTCAGTATCGCGCGGCGGGCGCCCGATCGTTTCGGGGGACTCCTCGCGGTGGGAATCACCAGCTGGCTCGTGAGTCAAGCGCTGATCAATGCCGGTGGGATCAGCTCGGTACTCCCATTCACCGGTATCCCACTCCCCTTCGTGAGCTATGGCGGCTCTTCGCTCATCACATCGCTCGCGGCAGCAGGAATCCTGGTCAACATCTCGCGGGTCACGCTGCCGCGGCCGGCGCCGACGTCAGCTGCGCCACGCGAGCGTCCGCGGCACGCTCCGCCGGCCGTCTCATTGAGCCGTTTTGGCCGGCGCGGGCGACGTCGGGTTGCGCCGCGAGCCGGAGGACGTCATCCATGA
- the murC gene encoding UDP-N-acetylmuramate--L-alanine ligase: MRWPAHLNHLQPGLPIHFLGIGGAGMSGLAELLADRGYRVTGCDVAWSPVLDRLVARDIAVAVGHDERHAQDAHLLVVTSAVRAQHPEVAAFAAQRIPIVKRAALLGWLAASYRTIAVAGTHGKSTTCGMIALALDAAGLTPGFAIGAEVRDLGGTSARLPGGNLFVVEADEYDYSFLFLEPDIAVVLNVDHDHPDLFPDRASVARAFRRFLARLRPVGTAVVWADDPVACAVADELQSRGHRVVTFGETAEAAYRVLPDGALRDPSGAIWPLALAVPGRHNRLNAAAAVAAVVQVGVPLVVAVRALEHFNGVGRRFEEVGIVNGVRVILDYAHHPREIAATIAAARERFPAARLWAVFQPHTYSRTARFLTEFAHALEQADLAVVAEIYAAREQPLAGIDAAALASAIRRIPAIAVPDPMAAAETVGAAMRAGDVVLVLGAGDIWKAAVRLREGHGDADTG, from the coding sequence ATGAGATGGCCAGCGCACCTGAACCACCTTCAGCCGGGCCTGCCCATCCACTTTCTGGGCATCGGTGGTGCCGGGATGAGCGGCTTGGCCGAACTCCTGGCTGACCGAGGCTATCGCGTCACTGGCTGCGACGTTGCCTGGTCACCGGTCCTCGACCGCCTGGTTGCCCGCGACATCGCGGTCGCTGTGGGTCATGACGAGCGCCACGCCCAGGACGCGCACCTGCTGGTCGTGACCAGCGCGGTGCGAGCCCAGCATCCCGAGGTCGCCGCCTTCGCGGCCCAGCGCATTCCGATCGTCAAGCGAGCCGCACTGCTCGGTTGGCTGGCAGCCAGCTACCGGACGATCGCAGTCGCCGGGACGCACGGCAAGAGCACCACCTGTGGCATGATCGCGCTCGCCCTCGACGCGGCTGGGCTAACCCCCGGGTTCGCCATCGGAGCGGAGGTGCGCGATCTCGGCGGGACGAGCGCGCGGCTCCCCGGCGGGAATCTGTTCGTCGTCGAGGCGGACGAGTACGACTACAGCTTTCTTTTCCTCGAGCCGGACATCGCTGTCGTTTTGAACGTCGACCATGATCACCCCGATCTGTTCCCCGACCGTGCGAGCGTCGCCCGTGCCTTTCGTCGTTTCCTCGCTCGCTTGCGTCCAGTTGGGACAGCCGTCGTTTGGGCCGACGATCCGGTCGCCTGTGCGGTGGCCGATGAACTCCAGTCACGCGGCCATCGAGTGGTGACCTTCGGCGAAACTGCCGAAGCTGCTTATCGTGTCCTGCCCGATGGCGCGCTGCGCGATCCGAGCGGTGCGATCTGGCCGCTCGCGCTGGCTGTTCCTGGCAGGCACAATCGTTTGAACGCAGCCGCGGCGGTGGCGGCTGTTGTCCAGGTCGGTGTGCCACTGGTGGTCGCAGTGCGGGCGCTGGAGCACTTCAATGGCGTCGGGCGACGCTTCGAAGAAGTGGGCATCGTGAATGGAGTGCGCGTGATCCTGGACTATGCGCACCACCCGCGGGAGATCGCTGCGACGATCGCCGCAGCGCGGGAACGCTTTCCCGCGGCCCGCCTTTGGGCGGTGTTCCAGCCGCACACCTATAGCCGTACGGCGCGCTTTCTCACCGAGTTCGCGCACGCGCTGGAACAGGCCGATCTGGCCGTCGTCGCTGAGATTTACGCGGCACGCGAGCAACCGCTGGCCGGCATCGATGCGGCGGCGCTGGCCAGTGCGATCCGCCGCATTCCGGCCATCGCCGTGCCTGATCCCATGGCAGCTGCCGAGACGGTCGGTGCTGCGATGCGGGCCGGTGACGTGGTCCTGGTGCTCGGGGCGGGAGACATCTGGAAAGCGGCTGTTCGGCTGCGAGAGGGGCATGGCGATGCCGACACGGGCTGA
- the murB gene encoding UDP-N-acetylmuramate dehydrogenase — protein sequence MPTRAERSRVVTVDGRSLRVLVSEPLARYTTFRIGGPADFLVRASDRATLESALIWAEREGLPVTVIGGGSNLLVRDGGIRGLVIVFRAPGESVGELATAAQDDGSVLVTLPATAPLSWVGHWASEHGLAGMEWAAGLPGVVGGAVVNNAGAHGGEIGHVIVDLELYDLPSRRLVRWTREQLAPRYRMTALKALSQPRSLVVLGARLRLLRDDPARLLAFAEEHARWRRMHQPTGPCAGSVFTNPPGTYAGYLIEQAGLKGFRIGQMAVSERHANFFVNLGGATAREALALIEAVQERVAERFGIVLQPEIEIIGES from the coding sequence ATGCCGACACGGGCTGAGCGCAGCCGAGTGGTGACGGTCGATGGGCGATCGCTGCGCGTCTTGGTGAGCGAGCCCTTAGCCCGCTACACGACGTTCCGGATCGGCGGACCGGCCGACTTTCTGGTGCGGGCGAGCGACCGTGCAACGCTGGAGAGCGCCCTGATCTGGGCGGAACGCGAGGGCCTGCCCGTGACCGTCATCGGCGGGGGGAGCAATCTCCTGGTGCGGGATGGTGGGATTCGCGGGTTGGTCATCGTCTTCCGTGCGCCGGGCGAGAGCGTCGGCGAACTCGCGACTGCGGCCCAAGACGACGGATCGGTTCTCGTCACCCTTCCGGCGACCGCGCCGCTCTCTTGGGTCGGACACTGGGCGAGCGAACACGGTCTCGCGGGGATGGAATGGGCGGCTGGCCTTCCCGGTGTCGTCGGCGGTGCGGTGGTCAACAATGCTGGCGCGCACGGCGGTGAGATCGGGCACGTCATCGTCGATCTCGAGCTCTACGACCTGCCGTCACGGCGGCTGGTTCGCTGGACCCGTGAGCAGCTGGCGCCGCGCTATCGGATGACCGCGCTCAAGGCGCTGTCCCAGCCGCGGAGTCTGGTCGTCCTGGGCGCGCGGTTGCGGCTCCTGCGGGACGACCCGGCCCGGCTCCTGGCCTTCGCTGAGGAGCACGCTCGTTGGCGGCGCATGCACCAGCCGACCGGCCCGTGCGCGGGATCGGTTTTCACCAACCCCCCCGGCACTTATGCAGGGTATCTGATCGAGCAGGCAGGGCTCAAGGGGTTCCGGATCGGGCAGATGGCCGTTTCCGAGCGTCACGCCAACTTCTTCGTCAACCTGGGCGGAGCGACGGCTCGCGAGGCGCTGGCCCTCATCGAGGCAGTCCAGGAGCGTGTCGCTGAGCGGTTCGGCATCGTCCTCCAGCCGGAGATCGAGATCATCGGGGAGTCGTGA
- a CDS encoding D-alanine--D-alanine ligase — translation MARKIRVAVIFGGQSGEHDVSLRSARAILRHIDRERFEIVPVGITREGRWLIGGDPLRELATASRLPLELEPVSSGAGSAPATGESALALPGSLPGEIDVVFPVLHGPYGEDGTIQGLLELAGIPYVGCGVLASAVAMDKPTAKRLFASVGLEQARWIAFTWHEWQCQHQTLLARIERELGYPCFVKPANLGSSVGVSKARRREELLAAIELASRYDRRIVVEEAIDARELEVSVLGNEEPVASIVGEIVPSREFYDYEAKYIDPHSQLLIPAPISEEQAATVRRMALEAFRVIDGAGMARVDFFLERSTGRILINEVNTIPGFTAISMYPKLWEASGLCFRDLITRLIELALERHQAQQRRRAQATQPFSG, via the coding sequence ATGGCCAGGAAAATCCGCGTTGCAGTCATTTTCGGCGGGCAGTCGGGTGAGCACGATGTCTCCTTGCGCTCGGCCCGAGCGATCCTGCGTCACATCGATCGTGAGCGCTTCGAGATCGTACCAGTCGGGATCACGCGCGAGGGCCGCTGGCTGATCGGAGGCGATCCGCTGCGCGAGTTGGCCACAGCGAGCCGTCTGCCGCTCGAGCTGGAACCGGTCAGCAGTGGGGCGGGCAGCGCTCCGGCAACGGGTGAGAGCGCGCTTGCCCTTCCGGGGTCGCTGCCTGGTGAGATCGATGTCGTCTTTCCGGTGCTCCACGGGCCGTACGGGGAGGACGGGACGATCCAGGGACTCCTGGAGTTGGCCGGCATCCCCTACGTCGGTTGCGGTGTCCTCGCCTCGGCGGTCGCCATGGACAAGCCGACGGCGAAGCGACTCTTCGCGAGCGTGGGACTCGAGCAGGCTCGCTGGATCGCTTTCACCTGGCACGAGTGGCAGTGCCAGCACCAGACGCTCCTCGCGCGGATCGAACGGGAACTCGGTTATCCCTGCTTCGTCAAGCCGGCTAATCTCGGCTCCAGTGTCGGCGTGAGCAAAGCGCGCAGGCGCGAGGAGCTTCTGGCCGCGATCGAGTTGGCGAGCCGTTACGATCGTCGCATCGTCGTGGAAGAAGCGATCGATGCACGGGAACTGGAGGTGAGCGTCCTCGGCAACGAGGAACCGGTCGCCTCGATCGTGGGAGAGATCGTCCCGAGTCGCGAGTTTTACGACTACGAGGCGAAGTACATCGACCCCCACTCTCAGCTCCTCATTCCGGCACCGATCAGTGAGGAGCAGGCGGCAACGGTCCGACGGATGGCGTTGGAAGCGTTTCGGGTGATCGACGGTGCGGGAATGGCTCGCGTGGACTTCTTCCTGGAACGCTCGACTGGCCGGATTTTGATCAACGAGGTCAATACGATACCCGGGTTCACCGCGATCTCCATGTATCCCAAGCTCTGGGAGGCATCGGGACTGTGCTTTCGGGATCTGATCACGCGGTTGATCGAGCTCGCCCTGGAGCGGCACCAGGCGCAGCAGCGGCGACGAGCTCAGGCGACCCAGCCGTTCTCCGGTTGA
- a CDS encoding cell division protein FtsQ/DivIB produces MSRRRRARRAVVRGVVTGQFLAALLVVAGAVLLVGFLGGPQYQVRTVVVRGNQLAFAEEVARESGVLGRSVFLIDTQDVARRIVSHPAIAQATVRAFYPDTVVIDVVERVPASVWANESGTWLVDGEGRVIGAGDLPGLPHVQVASSLSLVPGQRVPPSVADALAEVTRRYAGRLGGLAYRPGDGLVLVFVGGERILLGDAERLAEQLAVLDALLAEGRGFLHLDLRDPDRPVLWQIAP; encoded by the coding sequence TTGAGTCGCCGGCGCCGCGCCCGGCGCGCGGTCGTCCGCGGCGTCGTGACCGGCCAGTTCCTGGCTGCGTTGCTCGTCGTCGCTGGTGCTGTCCTGCTCGTCGGTTTCCTCGGGGGGCCCCAATATCAGGTGCGCACCGTGGTGGTGCGAGGGAACCAGTTGGCGTTCGCCGAGGAGGTGGCGCGCGAAAGCGGTGTGCTCGGTCGGTCGGTTTTCCTGATCGATACACAAGACGTCGCGCGGCGGATCGTCTCCCACCCGGCGATCGCACAGGCGACTGTGCGGGCCTTCTATCCGGACACGGTGGTGATCGATGTGGTCGAGCGAGTGCCCGCCAGCGTGTGGGCCAACGAGAGCGGGACCTGGTTGGTGGATGGCGAGGGCCGCGTGATCGGCGCCGGTGACCTGCCCGGCTTGCCGCACGTCCAGGTAGCGAGCAGTCTGTCTCTCGTTCCAGGACAGCGTGTTCCTCCAAGCGTGGCGGATGCGCTGGCCGAGGTGACGCGCCGCTATGCGGGTCGGCTCGGTGGACTCGCCTATCGGCCCGGCGACGGTTTGGTGCTGGTTTTCGTCGGGGGCGAGCGAATCCTGCTCGGCGATGCCGAGCGGCTCGCCGAGCAGTTGGCTGTGCTCGATGCCCTGCTGGCTGAGGGGCGGGGATTCTTGCATCTCGATCTTCGCGACCCCGATCGTCCGGTACTCTGGCAGATCGCACCATGA
- the ftsZ gene encoding cell division protein FtsZ: MAMFENHHEDLEYSFARIKVIGVGGGGGNAINRMIEAGVQGVEFIAVNTDSQALLKSLAPVTVRIGDKLTKGLGAGGRPEIGERAAEESAEILAELVRGADMIFIAAGMGGGTGTGASPVIARLAREAGALTVAVVTRPFDFEGAKRRRIADEGIAVLKEHVDALIVIPNQRLVSMVDPKTPLTETFRIADDVLRQGIQGITDLITRPGLINLDFADVKSILRDAGTALIAIGRGSGENRCVDAARAAVESPLLEMSIEGATRVLYNIAGGPDLTMAEVSEAAELIRTMVDDEAEIIFGTTEPDDAMGRDVTITLIAAGFTGTGTARRPRTPERRFRPEPVRPAGSGAPRTPILPDDEWAEPSILRFLRER, from the coding sequence ATGGCCATGTTCGAGAATCACCACGAGGACCTCGAGTATTCGTTCGCACGGATCAAGGTGATCGGCGTCGGGGGCGGTGGCGGGAACGCGATCAATCGCATGATCGAGGCAGGAGTGCAGGGGGTCGAGTTCATCGCCGTCAACACCGATTCCCAAGCACTCCTCAAGTCGCTGGCTCCGGTGACGGTCAGGATCGGTGACAAGCTCACGAAGGGGCTCGGGGCGGGTGGCCGGCCGGAGATCGGCGAGCGCGCTGCTGAAGAGAGCGCGGAGATCCTGGCTGAGTTGGTGCGCGGCGCGGATATGATCTTCATCGCGGCGGGGATGGGCGGTGGTACTGGCACCGGTGCCTCACCAGTCATCGCCCGGCTGGCACGAGAGGCGGGCGCGCTGACCGTCGCGGTGGTCACGCGTCCTTTCGATTTCGAGGGCGCCAAGCGACGCCGCATCGCGGACGAGGGAATCGCCGTCCTCAAGGAACACGTCGATGCCTTGATCGTCATCCCGAACCAAAGACTGGTTTCGATGGTGGACCCTAAGACACCCCTGACCGAGACGTTCCGGATCGCCGATGACGTGCTGCGCCAGGGTATCCAGGGAATTACCGACTTGATCACCCGGCCCGGCCTGATCAACCTGGACTTCGCCGACGTCAAGTCGATCTTGCGCGATGCTGGTACAGCGCTCATCGCGATCGGTCGCGGGTCAGGGGAGAACCGTTGTGTCGATGCCGCTCGCGCAGCCGTCGAGAGCCCGCTCCTGGAGATGAGCATCGAGGGTGCGACGCGCGTGCTCTACAACATCGCGGGTGGGCCGGACCTGACCATGGCCGAGGTGAGCGAGGCAGCCGAACTCATCCGCACCATGGTCGACGACGAGGCGGAGATCATCTTCGGGACGACGGAACCGGACGATGCGATGGGACGGGACGTGACGATCACACTCATCGCTGCTGGCTTCACCGGAACCGGTACGGCGCGGCGGCCGCGTACTCCCGAGCGCCGCTTCCGACCCGAGCCGGTTCGGCCGGCAGGCAGCGGTGCTCCGCGCACGCCGATCCTGCCGGATGACGAGTGGGCCGAGCCGTCGATCCTGCGCTTCCTCCGCGAGCGCTGA
- the nrdR gene encoding transcriptional regulator NrdR, translated as MKCPYCGARDARVIDSRELNGGESIRRRRECIACGRRFTTYERVEPIWLMVVKRDGRREPFDVGKLREGLRLALKKRPVSPDEIDRIVATVERELQSLGTSEVPSTLIGEIVLRELKQLDDVAYIRFASVYRRFADLEDLRREMEALGWRPRAAVTVDETS; from the coding sequence GTGAAGTGCCCGTACTGCGGTGCGCGCGATGCCCGCGTGATCGACTCGCGCGAGCTCAACGGTGGGGAAAGCATCCGTCGTCGACGCGAGTGCATCGCCTGTGGCCGCCGCTTCACGACCTACGAGCGCGTCGAGCCGATCTGGCTGATGGTGGTCAAGCGCGATGGGCGGCGCGAGCCGTTCGATGTCGGCAAGTTGCGGGAGGGGTTGCGACTCGCGCTCAAGAAGCGGCCGGTCTCGCCGGACGAGATCGACCGCATCGTGGCGACCGTAGAGCGCGAACTGCAGTCGCTCGGGACGAGCGAGGTGCCGAGCACGCTGATCGGCGAGATCGTGCTCCGCGAACTCAAGCAACTGGACGATGTGGCTTACATCCGCTTCGCGTCGGTCTATCGGCGCTTCGCTGACCTGGAGGACCTGCGCCGAGAGATGGAGGCGCTCGGGTGGCGTCCTCGAGCCGCGGTGACGGTGGACGAGACCAGCTGA
- the trxA gene encoding thioredoxin has protein sequence MAKPVTVSDETFEREVVQSPVPVLVDFWAPWCGPCRMIAPILEEIAEEKAGKLKVAKINVDENMQVAMQHGISSIPTLILYKGGKPVERIIGAMPKQRLLQQIEKHL, from the coding sequence ATGGCCAAGCCGGTAACAGTCAGCGACGAGACGTTCGAGCGCGAAGTCGTCCAGTCACCGGTACCGGTGCTCGTCGACTTCTGGGCACCCTGGTGCGGTCCTTGTCGGATGATCGCCCCCATCCTGGAGGAGATCGCTGAGGAGAAAGCGGGCAAGCTCAAGGTTGCCAAGATCAACGTCGACGAGAACATGCAGGTCGCGATGCAGCACGGCATCAGCAGCATTCCGACTCTCATCCTGTACAAGGGCGGCAAGCCGGTGGAGCGGATCATCGGCGCCATGCCCAAGCAGCGGCTCCTCCAGCAGATCGAGAAACACCTCTAG
- a CDS encoding PfkB family carbohydrate kinase — protein sequence MFDVVTCGELLVDFVALRRGVRLADAPAFRRAAGGAPANVAVGVARLGRRAAFLGQVGDDDFGHFLAETLHRAGVDTRGLRFSSAARTALAFVSLRADGERDFLFYRHPSADMLWRPQDVERSVAGATRIVHFGSVSLIDEPARSATLEAVALARASGALVSYDPNLRLTLWPSPTVAREGMLRGLAEADIVKLSSEELAFLTGSSDPASARQLWHDRLRLLVVTLGAAGCAYLTRYGEGRVPGFPVRVVDTTGAGDGFVAGLLVGLLEHGGEWSQEIIEQALRLANAVGALVCTRRGAIPALPTRQRVKQFLRAAAETF from the coding sequence GTGTTCGATGTCGTGACCTGCGGTGAGCTCCTCGTCGATTTCGTCGCTTTGCGGCGCGGCGTGCGGCTGGCCGATGCTCCGGCCTTCCGCCGCGCTGCCGGCGGCGCTCCGGCCAATGTAGCGGTCGGGGTGGCGCGCCTCGGCCGGCGAGCTGCTTTTCTCGGTCAGGTCGGTGACGACGACTTCGGCCATTTTCTGGCCGAGACGCTTCACCGAGCCGGTGTGGACACGCGCGGGTTACGCTTCAGCAGTGCCGCCCGAACCGCACTGGCTTTCGTGAGTCTGCGCGCTGACGGCGAGCGCGATTTCTTGTTCTATCGCCACCCAAGCGCCGACATGCTCTGGCGACCGCAGGACGTGGAGCGGTCGGTAGCTGGTGCGACCCGCATCGTCCACTTCGGTTCCGTTTCGCTTATCGATGAGCCGGCCCGCTCGGCGACCTTGGAAGCGGTCGCGCTAGCCCGAGCGAGCGGGGCGCTCGTCTCCTATGATCCCAACTTGCGTCTTACCCTGTGGCCCTCGCCGACGGTTGCGCGCGAGGGGATGCTGCGTGGACTCGCGGAGGCTGACATCGTCAAGTTGAGTAGCGAGGAACTGGCTTTTTTGACCGGGTCGAGTGATCCCGCCTCCGCGCGCCAGTTGTGGCACGACCGACTGCGCCTCCTCGTCGTGACGCTCGGTGCAGCCGGGTGCGCCTACCTGACGCGTTACGGCGAAGGGCGCGTACCTGGTTTTCCTGTCCGGGTGGTCGATACGACCGGTGCTGGGGACGGCTTCGTGGCTGGACTGCTGGTCGGGTTGCTCGAGCACGGTGGGGAGTGGTCGCAGGAGATCATCGAACAGGCGCTGCGTCTGGCTAATGCAGTGGGGGCACTCGTTTGCACGCGGCGTGGGGCGATTCCGGCGTTGCCGACACGTCAGCGAGTGAAGCAATTCCTGCGCGCTGCTGCCGAAACGTTTTGA
- a CDS encoding M28 family peptidase — protein MTRDLREFDRIVLGEIWTSDEAWRNLVFLCDDLGHRFAGTDRERRAAEFLAERMRAYGLQNVRLEEFPMATWERGPCHLWVTAPLERELPAIAMPYCPSARLEAEVIDVGEGELPDFERWASEIPGKIVLTDAETNRPGERKSHRTDKFNWAIQRGAVAVLFINQNPGQLHITGSLTGRTPNGTRAVDREALIPGLGLSYETGMLLRRLAERGALRLRIATENRTYDSRSANVIGEIPGRERPDEIVLVGGHYDGHDIAQGAGDDAAGTVVGLEVGRALAPLAGQLRRTVRIICFGAEELGLLGAYHHAAQGAARGERFRFVLNLDGAGRGTGGQEQLVLSGLPELVPYFQSLARQLPYDFTIRDELNAHSDHFPFALHGIPNATLSSRDATAGMLGRGWGHTEADTLDKVTLRSIQLAAALAARLVIRLSEDEAFPGRLRTPEEVRQQLADAGLLERVRATEGNVI, from the coding sequence ATGACGCGAGACTTGCGTGAGTTCGATCGCATCGTGCTCGGTGAGATCTGGACGAGTGACGAGGCCTGGCGCAACCTCGTCTTTCTCTGCGATGATCTCGGCCATCGTTTCGCTGGGACGGATCGCGAACGGCGAGCGGCCGAGTTCCTGGCCGAGCGGATGCGGGCCTACGGACTTCAGAACGTTCGCTTGGAGGAGTTCCCGATGGCGACCTGGGAGCGCGGTCCCTGTCACCTTTGGGTCACTGCTCCGCTCGAGCGTGAGCTCCCGGCGATCGCCATGCCGTACTGCCCGAGTGCCCGACTGGAGGCCGAGGTCATCGATGTCGGCGAAGGCGAGCTTCCCGACTTCGAGCGCTGGGCGAGCGAGATTCCGGGCAAGATCGTCCTCACTGATGCCGAGACGAATCGCCCGGGCGAGCGCAAGAGTCACCGGACGGACAAGTTCAATTGGGCGATCCAGCGCGGAGCGGTTGCGGTGCTCTTCATCAATCAAAACCCTGGACAACTCCACATCACCGGCTCGCTCACCGGTCGGACCCCAAACGGTACGCGGGCCGTCGATCGCGAGGCGCTGATTCCCGGTCTCGGCCTGAGTTACGAGACGGGGATGCTGCTGCGCCGGTTGGCCGAGCGAGGAGCGTTGCGTCTCCGCATCGCGACCGAGAACCGGACGTACGACTCCCGCTCGGCCAATGTCATCGGCGAGATTCCCGGCCGGGAGCGACCGGACGAGATCGTGCTCGTCGGTGGGCATTACGATGGGCACGATATCGCCCAAGGTGCCGGTGACGATGCCGCGGGGACGGTCGTCGGGCTGGAAGTCGGCCGGGCACTCGCTCCGCTGGCTGGCCAGCTTCGGCGGACAGTACGCATCATCTGCTTCGGTGCGGAGGAACTGGGCCTGCTCGGGGCCTATCATCACGCCGCGCAAGGGGCGGCGCGCGGCGAGCGTTTTCGCTTCGTTCTCAACCTGGACGGTGCTGGGCGTGGCACTGGTGGGCAGGAGCAGCTGGTGCTTTCCGGACTGCCCGAGCTCGTCCCCTATTTCCAGTCTCTCGCCCGCCAGCTTCCCTACGACTTCACCATCCGCGACGAGCTGAACGCCCACTCCGACCATTTCCCGTTCGCACTGCACGGCATCCCGAACGCCACGCTGAGCAGCCGCGATGCGACTGCTGGGATGCTCGGGCGCGGTTGGGGTCATACCGAGGCCGATACGCTGGACAAGGTGACCTTGCGCAGCATCCAGCTGGCGGCTGCCCTGGCTGCTCGTCTCGTCATCCGGCTCAGCGAGGACGAAGCCTTCCCGGGACGGCTGCGCACACCTGAGGAAGTGCGCCAGCAGTTGGCCGACGCCGGACTCCTCGAGCGGGTACGCGCGACGGAAGGGAATGTGATCTGA